The following proteins are co-located in the Rhodococcus opacus B4 genome:
- a CDS encoding phosphotriesterase family protein has protein sequence MSQVNTVRGPSDSAELGRTYMHDAVAKLRALARQGVRTIVDPTVVGLGRYIPNIQRVAEHLPELNIVAATGLYTYDDVPFFFHYRGPALDAIVGAAVPDPMVDMFVKDIEEGIADTGVRAGLLECAIDRQGLTRGVERVMRTVAKAHRRTGVPITVHTHPGSEAGLHVKRVMCDEEGVRPDRIVLGHSGDSTDVEHLTGLAEEGFVLGMDRFGINLETTSQDASCYIDWIDLNLMAALPQWHHLHIEKDVLPYVRERGVTEKMITEMLVEVPRRYFENVEPY, from the coding sequence ATGAGTCAGGTCAATACGGTCCGCGGACCGAGCGACAGCGCCGAACTCGGACGCACGTACATGCACGATGCCGTCGCCAAACTGCGTGCGCTGGCCCGGCAGGGGGTCCGGACCATCGTCGACCCCACCGTGGTGGGGCTCGGCCGGTACATTCCGAACATCCAACGGGTCGCGGAGCATCTTCCCGAGCTGAACATCGTTGCCGCAACAGGGCTCTACACCTACGACGACGTGCCGTTCTTCTTCCACTACCGTGGTCCGGCGCTCGATGCGATCGTGGGTGCCGCGGTCCCCGACCCGATGGTCGACATGTTCGTGAAAGACATCGAAGAGGGAATCGCCGACACCGGGGTCCGCGCGGGCCTGCTCGAGTGCGCGATCGACCGTCAAGGGCTCACACGAGGGGTCGAGCGGGTGATGCGCACCGTCGCGAAGGCGCACCGGCGCACGGGCGTCCCCATCACCGTGCACACCCACCCGGGTAGTGAGGCCGGGCTGCACGTCAAACGGGTGATGTGCGACGAGGAGGGGGTGCGGCCCGACCGGATCGTGCTCGGCCACAGCGGCGACAGCACCGACGTCGAGCACCTGACCGGCCTCGCCGAGGAGGGCTTCGTCCTCGGGATGGACCGGTTCGGCATCAATCTCGAGACGACGTCGCAGGACGCCTCCTGCTACATCGACTGGATCGACCTCAATCTGATGGCCGCGCTGCCGCAGTGGCATCACCTGCACATCGAGAAGGATGTGCTGCCCTATGTCCGGGAACGAGGGGTCACCGAGAAGATGATCACCGAGATGCTGGTCGAGGTGCCCCGTCGATACTTCGAGAACGTCGAGCCCTACTGA
- a CDS encoding nuclear transport factor 2 family protein translates to MTPDQLVTQFCAEWIEPDPAKIAEYFAEDAVYHNIPMEPVTGRDAIREFIAGFIAAFGGIDFRVHRQVTDGGQSPNAEESSGVVMNERIDVFTLNGTVVELPVVGVFEITDGKITTWRDYFDMAPIQAAAGGG, encoded by the coding sequence ATGACCCCGGACCAGCTGGTCACGCAATTCTGTGCCGAGTGGATCGAGCCCGATCCGGCGAAGATCGCCGAGTACTTCGCGGAAGACGCCGTCTATCACAATATTCCGATGGAACCCGTCACTGGCCGTGACGCGATCCGCGAGTTCATCGCCGGCTTCATCGCGGCGTTCGGCGGCATCGACTTCCGTGTGCACCGGCAGGTCACCGACGGCGGCCAGAGCCCCAACGCCGAGGAATCGAGCGGGGTGGTGATGAACGAGCGGATCGACGTGTTCACGCTGAACGGCACCGTCGTCGAACTGCCCGTCGTCGGAGTCTTCGAGATCACCGACGGCAAGATCACCACGTGGCGTGACTACTTCGACATGGCGCCGATCCAGGCCGCGGCCGGTGGCGGATAG
- a CDS encoding 3'(2'),5'-bisphosphate nucleotidase CysQ, with the protein MITDARLAADIASGAGALLLDIRTAGLGSADGRELGRRGDVAADAFILGKLAAERPEDAILSEESADDRSRLDRSRVWIIDPLDGSKEYGLPGHSDWAVHVALWERGRGITAAAVAQPALGAVYASDDDSHVVHAEQLPARPRIVVSASRPPVFVDAVATEIGAEVTTMGSAGAKAMAVLRGDVDAYVHAGGQWEWDSAAPVGVAVAAGLHCSRIDGTPLDYNESHPYLPDLLICRPELAEPLLAAIAKHATDTADSGRVAMARAYIDALVSHDATKVRLADNAWRVENGQHTGESGAFIRDELENGLQYQAIQAVRDLSFHEWGDNVVARFVLDLGATPTEVTSVRITEHFDIPAGAIQSVMAIIEPFAIERENR; encoded by the coding sequence GTGATCACTGACGCACGACTCGCGGCCGACATCGCCTCCGGTGCCGGTGCCCTGCTGCTGGACATCCGCACCGCGGGACTGGGATCGGCCGACGGTCGTGAACTCGGCAGGCGCGGCGACGTCGCCGCCGACGCGTTCATCCTCGGCAAACTTGCCGCGGAGCGACCCGAAGACGCGATTCTCTCCGAGGAGTCGGCGGACGACCGGTCGAGGCTGGATCGGTCCCGGGTGTGGATCATCGACCCGCTCGACGGTTCCAAGGAGTACGGACTGCCCGGGCACTCGGACTGGGCCGTGCACGTCGCGCTGTGGGAACGCGGCCGCGGCATCACCGCGGCCGCGGTCGCGCAACCGGCGCTGGGCGCCGTGTACGCCAGCGACGACGACAGTCATGTGGTGCACGCCGAGCAGTTGCCGGCGCGCCCGCGGATCGTCGTGAGCGCCAGCCGGCCGCCGGTCTTCGTCGACGCCGTCGCGACTGAGATCGGTGCCGAGGTCACCACCATGGGTTCGGCGGGCGCGAAGGCGATGGCGGTGCTCCGCGGAGACGTCGACGCCTACGTCCACGCGGGCGGGCAGTGGGAATGGGACTCGGCGGCCCCTGTCGGCGTCGCTGTGGCCGCGGGCCTGCACTGCTCGCGCATCGACGGAACCCCGTTGGACTACAACGAATCCCACCCCTACCTCCCCGACCTGCTGATCTGCCGGCCGGAACTGGCCGAGCCCCTGCTCGCGGCGATCGCGAAACACGCCACCGACACGGCCGACAGCGGACGCGTCGCGATGGCCAGGGCCTACATCGACGCCCTCGTCAGTCACGACGCCACCAAGGTGCGTCTCGCGGACAACGCGTGGCGGGTGGAGAACGGGCAGCACACGGGCGAATCGGGTGCGTTCATCCGGGACGAACTCGAGAACGGGCTGCAGTACCAGGCGATCCAGGCCGTGCGCGATCTCTCCTTCCACGAATGGGGCGACAACGTGGTGGCCCGGTTCGTACTCGACCTCGGGGCCACCCCCACCGAGGTCACGTCGGTGCGGATCACGGAGCATTTCGACATCCCGGCCGGGGCGATCCAGTCCGTCATGGCCATCATCGAACCGTTCGCGATCGAGAGGGAAAACCGATGA
- the cysC gene encoding adenylyl-sulfate kinase, whose amino-acid sequence MPQLLRVATAGSVDDGKSTLIGRLLYDSKAIFEDQLEAVERTSRERGDEHANLALLTDGLRAEREQGITIDVAHRYFATPHRKFIIADTPGHEQYTRNMVTGASTADLALILVDARKGILEQTRRHAFIASLLGIPHLVLCVNKMDLVGWSEERFEEIKEEFRQFAIKLEVHDLTFIPVSALRGDNIAQRTANMPWYEGASLLHYLEHVHVASDRNLIDARFPVQYVVRPQRQTDSALHDFRGYAGTVASGVFKPGDVVVALPSGFTSTVTAIWGPGGTRLDEAFAPSAVCVQLADQLDVSRGDVLCRPNNRPLLGQELDAMVCWFSEQSTLTPDARYTLLHTTRATKASVVRLDYRLDVNTLHRDESAQALSLNEIGRVQLRTSQPLMFDPYRRNHVTGSFILVDESTHNTVAAGMITGPTLSRSKVVWHASAVSREERATRGRTVWLTGLSASGKSTVAVELERRLVASGVPAYRLDGDNLRHGLNADLGFSAQDRAENVRRVGAVAQLLADSGVVAIASLISPYRADRDRVREQHRAAGLDFVEVFVDTPVEQCEARDPKGMYAKARAGEITGFTGVDDPYEVPENPELVLRPEDGTPTEQAARIMELLTRDH is encoded by the coding sequence ATGCCGCAGTTACTCCGGGTCGCGACCGCGGGCAGCGTGGACGACGGCAAGTCCACCCTCATCGGCAGGCTGCTGTACGACTCCAAGGCGATCTTCGAAGACCAGCTCGAGGCGGTCGAACGCACCAGCCGCGAACGGGGCGACGAACACGCGAACCTCGCACTGCTCACCGACGGCCTGCGCGCCGAACGGGAGCAGGGCATCACCATCGACGTCGCGCACCGCTACTTCGCCACACCGCACCGCAAGTTCATCATCGCGGACACCCCGGGGCACGAGCAGTACACGCGGAACATGGTGACCGGGGCGTCGACCGCCGACCTGGCCCTGATCCTCGTCGACGCCCGCAAAGGAATCCTGGAGCAGACACGTCGTCACGCCTTCATCGCCAGCCTCCTCGGAATTCCGCACCTCGTGCTGTGCGTCAACAAGATGGACCTCGTCGGGTGGTCCGAGGAACGGTTCGAGGAGATCAAGGAGGAGTTCCGGCAGTTCGCGATCAAACTCGAGGTCCACGACCTCACGTTCATCCCGGTGTCGGCACTGCGCGGCGACAACATCGCGCAACGCACCGCCAACATGCCCTGGTACGAGGGGGCGTCGCTGTTGCACTACCTCGAGCACGTGCACGTGGCGTCCGACCGCAACCTGATCGACGCACGGTTCCCCGTGCAGTACGTGGTTCGTCCGCAGCGCCAGACCGATTCCGCGTTGCACGATTTCCGTGGCTACGCGGGGACGGTCGCCAGTGGGGTGTTCAAGCCGGGCGACGTGGTGGTGGCGCTGCCGTCGGGATTCACCTCCACCGTCACCGCCATCTGGGGCCCCGGCGGAACCCGTCTCGACGAGGCGTTCGCACCGTCGGCGGTGTGCGTGCAACTCGCCGACCAATTGGACGTGAGCCGCGGGGACGTGCTGTGCCGTCCCAACAACCGTCCCCTTCTCGGGCAGGAACTCGACGCGATGGTCTGCTGGTTCAGCGAACAGTCCACGCTGACGCCGGATGCCCGCTACACGCTGCTGCACACCACCCGCGCCACCAAGGCGTCGGTCGTGAGGCTCGACTACCGGCTGGACGTGAATACGTTGCACCGCGACGAGTCTGCACAGGCGCTGTCGCTCAACGAGATCGGCCGTGTCCAGCTGCGGACGTCGCAGCCGCTCATGTTCGACCCGTACCGCCGCAACCACGTGACGGGCAGTTTCATCCTTGTCGACGAGTCCACCCACAACACGGTCGCCGCGGGCATGATCACCGGGCCGACGCTCTCGCGGTCGAAGGTGGTGTGGCACGCCTCGGCCGTCTCCCGGGAGGAGCGGGCGACGCGGGGCCGCACCGTGTGGCTGACGGGACTGTCGGCGTCGGGAAAGTCGACGGTCGCGGTGGAACTCGAGCGACGCCTGGTCGCGTCCGGGGTGCCCGCTTACCGGCTGGACGGCGACAACCTGCGGCACGGTCTCAACGCCGACCTCGGGTTCAGTGCGCAGGACCGCGCCGAGAACGTGCGCCGCGTCGGCGCCGTGGCTCAGCTGCTCGCCGACTCCGGGGTGGTCGCGATCGCGTCGCTGATCAGTCCGTATCGCGCCGACCGGGACCGCGTCCGGGAACAGCACCGGGCTGCCGGGCTCGACTTCGTCGAGGTGTTCGTCGACACCCCGGTGGAGCAGTGCGAGGCGCGCGATCCCAAGGGGATGTACGCGAAGGCCCGCGCCGGAGAGATCACGGGATTCACCGGGGTCGACGACCCGTACGAGGTCCCCGAGAACCCCGAACTCGTGCTCCGGCCCGAGGACGGCACGCCGACCGAACAAGCCGCGAGAATTATGGAATTGTTGACACGTGATCACTGA
- the cysD gene encoding sulfate adenylyltransferase subunit CysD, which yields MTAPPVYELSHLGALEAEAVHIFREVAATFERPVLLFSGGKDSVVMLHVAAKAFWPAPLPFAVMHVDTGHNFDEVIEFRDRTVERLGLRMVVSSVQDDIDAGRVSEESGPRASRNRLQTTALLRGIRENGFDAIFGGARRDEEKARAKERVFSFRDEFGQWDPRAQRPELWSLYNGRHRKGEHIRVFPLSNWTELDIWQYISEEKIALPPLYYAHRRTVVPRDGMLLAHTRFLNLLPGDEPYEALVRFRTVGDATCTGCVESSATSPEAVVTEVAASRLTERGATRADDRISEAGMEDRKKEGYF from the coding sequence ATGACCGCACCGCCCGTGTACGAGTTGTCCCACCTCGGCGCGCTCGAAGCCGAAGCCGTGCACATCTTCCGAGAAGTGGCCGCGACGTTCGAGCGTCCGGTGCTGCTGTTCTCCGGCGGCAAGGACTCGGTGGTGATGCTCCACGTGGCCGCCAAGGCGTTCTGGCCGGCGCCACTCCCGTTCGCCGTCATGCACGTCGACACCGGCCACAACTTCGACGAGGTCATCGAGTTCCGCGACCGGACCGTCGAGCGCCTGGGCCTGCGGATGGTGGTGTCGAGCGTGCAGGACGACATCGACGCCGGCCGTGTCAGCGAGGAGTCGGGTCCGCGGGCCAGCCGCAACCGGCTCCAGACCACGGCGCTGCTGCGCGGCATCCGTGAGAACGGGTTCGACGCCATCTTCGGCGGTGCCCGCCGCGACGAGGAGAAGGCCCGCGCGAAGGAACGGGTGTTCAGCTTCCGCGACGAATTCGGGCAGTGGGATCCTCGGGCACAGCGTCCGGAGTTGTGGAGCCTGTACAACGGCCGGCACCGCAAGGGCGAGCACATCCGGGTGTTCCCGCTGTCCAACTGGACCGAACTCGACATCTGGCAGTACATCAGCGAGGAGAAGATCGCACTGCCGCCGCTGTACTACGCGCACCGCAGGACGGTCGTGCCGCGCGACGGAATGCTGTTGGCGCACACCCGGTTCCTGAACCTTCTCCCCGGAGACGAGCCGTACGAGGCCCTCGTCCGATTCCGGACCGTCGGCGACGCCACGTGCACGGGGTGCGTCGAATCGTCCGCGACCAGTCCCGAGGCTGTCGTCACGGAGGTCGCCGCGAGCAGGCTGACCGAGCGCGGGGCGACCCGGGCAGACGACCGGATCTCCGAGGCAGGCATGGAAGACCGCAAGAAGGAAGGGTACTTCTGA
- a CDS encoding helix-turn-helix domain-containing protein: MGLEDETPDRAQGRRSPPTERVVQVLDFLVARKEHRFGLSELARQLDISKPTCLGILTELARGGYLVRDPATKTYGLGPALIAAGRAAQQGFAAGPVARRHLAVLSDEFRTTCTASAVVGDRIAVLELTSPPGVRAAAKVGEMYPFAPPVGLMYVLWDGDDALQSWLRRKPTLPVRLDRDRLRTVVEECSRTGYLVETLTPVGQRLHTLMAGVAAHDLPPELRDVLGEMVSSLGERVYLDAERADPASPHPVSLIAAPTYDAEGHQAMVLTLYVGAELAPSEIARRGKALAAAADAITTEVGGRRPR, encoded by the coding sequence ATGGGGCTCGAGGACGAGACGCCGGACCGGGCGCAGGGCCGGCGGTCGCCGCCCACCGAGCGGGTGGTGCAGGTGCTCGACTTCCTGGTGGCGCGCAAGGAGCACCGCTTCGGGCTGTCGGAATTGGCCCGGCAGCTCGACATCAGCAAGCCGACGTGCCTGGGAATCCTCACCGAACTGGCCCGTGGCGGCTATCTCGTCCGGGATCCGGCGACGAAGACGTACGGCCTCGGTCCGGCCCTCATCGCGGCGGGCCGCGCGGCCCAGCAGGGGTTCGCGGCCGGGCCGGTGGCGCGCAGGCATCTCGCCGTCCTCAGTGACGAGTTCCGGACCACGTGCACGGCGTCGGCGGTGGTCGGCGACCGCATCGCCGTCCTCGAGCTGACCAGCCCGCCGGGCGTCCGGGCGGCGGCCAAGGTGGGGGAGATGTACCCGTTCGCGCCGCCCGTCGGGCTGATGTACGTGCTGTGGGACGGCGACGACGCGCTGCAGTCGTGGCTGCGCCGGAAGCCGACGCTGCCGGTGCGCCTCGACCGGGACCGGCTGCGCACGGTGGTCGAGGAGTGCTCCCGCACCGGGTACCTCGTCGAGACCCTCACGCCGGTCGGGCAGCGACTGCACACGCTCATGGCGGGCGTCGCCGCGCACGATCTGCCGCCGGAGTTGCGCGACGTGCTCGGCGAGATGGTGTCCAGCCTGGGGGAGCGGGTATACCTCGATGCCGAACGCGCGGACCCCGCTTCGCCGCACCCGGTCAGCCTCATCGCGGCGCCGACGTACGACGCCGAGGGTCACCAGGCCATGGTCCTCACGCTCTACGTCGGTGCCGAACTCGCGCCGTCGGAGATCGCGCGGCGGGGCAAGGCTCTTGCGGCTGCGGCGGACGCGATCACGACGGAGGTGGGTGGCCGCCGTCCCCGGTGA